The genomic window GTGAAATTCGTTGGTGCCGCTCTTCGTGACTACATTCACTACGCCACCGAGCACGGAACCGTACTCCGCATTGTCGGTATGCGAAACGACTTTGAACTCCTGAATCGCGTCGATGATAGGCGAGATGGCATAGGTGCTCTCGATTGCACCGTAGTTGTATAGTCCGTCCATCAGATAGAAATTGCTGCGGTTGGTCTGCCCGTTGATAGCAGGAAAGGAGTAGTCCGAACCGATGGCGACAGCGGCGCCGAATCCGCCGTTACTGGACATTCCAGCACTCTGCCCCGTCATGATTGGAACCACGCCTGGGGTGAGTGCCAGCAGCGCTGTAAAGTTTCGTCCATTTAGAGGAAGATCGTTGACCTGTTTGGTCTCGATCACAGTTCCCAAACTCGCGCCGGTCACATCCAACTGGGCGGCCGTGGCATCCACTGTGACGGCTTCCGTCTGACTTCCTACCGCAAGGCTGAAGTCGAGCGTAGCGGTCTGGTCGACGGCGAGGACAAATTCAGCAACCTTTTGCGGATTGAACCCAGTCGCACTCGCCTGAACGGTATAGTGGCCCGGCGTGATATCGAGAATGGCATACGCGCCTGAGTTGTTGGAGACCGATTGATGCACGACCGATGTCGCGGTGTTCTGCAACACGATCGTCGCACCGGGAATCACCGCGCCATTGGGGTCGCGAATGACTCCATTGACGGAAGCGGTCGAGACCTGGGCGATTGCCGGGGCCGCGAAGAGGAGGAGGAGAAGGCCAACGAAACAGGTTTTATGCATTCCTGGGAGCAGAGCAGCAATCTGACGGGCAAAGTTTTGCGCGTAATTTGTCATCGAAGGAACCTCTCTCATCGTGCTGATCTCATCCCACCATCTCGTCGATGGCGTCCTGCAGGTGACTCATGGCCCAAGGAATACGGTTACTGTTCCGAATACTTTACAAAGGTGGAACCAACTTTTATCTGCGCACAACGACTTTGTCAAGTGAAAAAGTCAATCTTTCGGATGAGCCGTGGCTCATTGGAAAGATTGGGCGGCAAGTCCGCGCCCACCAGCACTTGATTTTGATTTGGAGGTTTGCCTGGATCGAAGAATTTCCGCTATAGTATGCGGCTCAGTCAAAGTTTCGTAGACCGATGCTTTGGGTCAAACGCAAGAGTGGGCCGATCTGAGCATGAAAGGTGCACTTTATATGACGATTCGGATGAAGGACATAGCAAAAGATCTCGGTCTTTCGCAGGCTACCGTTTCCAAAGTCCTCCGCGACCATCCTGACATCGGCGAGTCCACTCGCAGGCGCGTGCTGGAACGCGTCAAGGAGCTGGACTACCAGCCAAATTCTCTTGCGCGCAGCCTTGTGACCGGGCGCAGTTTTTTGATTGGCCTGATCGCTCCCAGCCTGCTTCATCCGTTTTTTGCCGAGATCGCCATTGCGCTGTCCAGTTTGATTCGGGACAGAGGCTATTCCCTGATCGTGTCTTCTTCCGAGGAAGATCCGGAGCTAGAAAAGGAGGAGATATCGCGGCTGCTCGGGCACCACATGGACGCGCTCGTCATTGCGTCCGCCGGGTCGAACATTGAGCAGTTCGAACGGATGGACAGCAAGGGGCAACCGTACGTTCTCATCGATCGCGATCTGGCCGGCATCGAGGCTAACTTCGTCGGCATCAACGATAAGAGAGCTGGATATCTTGCAACGGAGCACCTCATCAGCATGGGTTGCCGACGCATTGCGCACATTCGCGGGCAGGACAACAGTCCGGGCAACGGCAGATTCGAGGGCTACAAGGAGGCCTTGCACAACCATCGTCTTCCCTGTTCGGACGAATATGTTGTGCGCCGGAGCTACGTGGATATCGAAACCACCCGCCAGGGCGCGGAGGCCATGCGCTTGCTGCTGGAAAGAGATCCGAAGCCCGACGGCGTATTCTGCTTCAACGATCCGCTTGCGATTGGAGCCATGAGCACGATCCTCGAAGCACGCCTGAGGATTCCGGAAGACATTGCGTTGATCGGCTGCGGCAATTTGCCCAATAACGACTGGCTTCGCGTTCCTCTGTCGAGCATTGACCAGCATAGTCATACCATTGGTCGGAGGGCTGCGGAACTTGCGCTCAACTTGATCGAATCCAAGCAAACGCCGCGCATCCAGACCACGGTGCTGGAACCAAGCCTTGTAGTACGCGCATCGACGCAGAAAAAAAGGACCAATGAAGCGACTCGTTTGTAAAGCGAGGCCTGATTCCATCATGGATTGGAACAAAGGATCTCTTCGGCCTGGTGGCATCTTCGCAGTGAGGCGCGTGACATCCGCGGTGATCCTGCTTTCCATTTCCATGCTTCCGGGACTTAGTTTCGGGCAGCCCCCAAAAAATCATGCTGCCGCGCCGACCGGCAAATCCAAGAATGAATATGTCGGCTCGAGCGCCTGCTCCCCATGCCACTCCGAGATCTATCGAGAGTTCTCGCAGACGAGCATGGGACGTTCCATGTCGCCGATCACACCGGCATTCATAAAAACAATTCCTTCCTCCGCCGCTTACGTCAACCCGCAACTGCAGCGCAGGTTCGAAGTTTTCACCAAAGACGGAAAACTCTATCAGAGCGAATCCGGAACCGACGCCGACGGCAAGGAGAGTTTTCGGGACGCTCACGAGCTGCAATGGGTTATCGGAGCGGGGGTCAATGGATTCGGAACGATCCTCGAGAAAGACAATCATCTGTTCCAAGCGCCACTGTCGTTCTATTCCAAGCCAATGAGCTGGGAACCGTCGCCGGGATATGAGTTAACCGATCTGGGATTCAATCGTCCGATTACCCCAGGTTGCATCTCCTGCCACAGCGGGCGGCCCAATGCTGTGCCGGGGAGCACCGGAGAGTTTGAACGCACTCCTTTTTCCGAGCTCGCCATTGGCTGCGAGCGATGCCACGGCCCCGGAGCGGCGCATGTAGCGCTCATGAGTGGCTCCCCTGTCCCTAGATTGAATAAGGGTGCTCCGTCCAATCCCGTCACCATGATCGTCAATCCTGCTCATCTCACGCCATACATGGCGGACAATATCTGCATGGCTTGCCATCAGGCGGGCGACGTTCGAGTTCTCAAGCCGGGAAAGACGTATAAGGACATTCGCCCCGGATCTCCGCTCGACGATACGTTGTCAATCCTTATGGTTCCGCCCACACGGGAGTCTCCCCCCTCTGAGGACCATGTTGACCATTACTATTCCATGACGTTGAGCAAGTGCTATCGCGCGAGCAAGGGACGCCTTCGCTGCATTAGCTGCCACGACCCTCACGTAGAGCCAACACGGGAAGAAGCTCCGGCGTATTTCAACAGCAAATGCCTGACCTGCCATACCAGCCAAAGCTGCAAGCTTTCTTTAGAAGTTCGGATGCAGCAAAAACCGGCCAATAACTGCATCGGCTGCCATATGCCCCAGCGCGACATCCAGGTCATCTCGCACTCCAGCGCCACCAACCACCGCATCGTGGCGACCCCTGATGAACCCTTTCCGGATGTCACCTTCACGCAGACGACGGCTGCACTGCCGGATTTGATCCACATCAACCCCGCTCATCTCTCAATGCCAGGCCAGCAGGCTGCTACTCCACTTCCGCTGCTGACACTTTTGCAGGCGTATGGAGAGCTTGCGGAGAATAAGCCGCAGTATGTGGCCTCTTATCTCAAAGTCCTTGGCCAACTAGAGCAGGCACAGCCAGATAACCCTTTGGTGCAAGCGGCTCTGGGACGCAGAGATCTGAAAAGTGGCGACTTCGTGAATGCTGTCGGCCATCTCCGGCACTCGGTTGAGACTGGTCAAGCTGTCGCGACGACCTATGCCGATTTGGCAGACGCGCTCACTCATCTGGGACAGACCGACGAAGCTCGTCCACTGATTGAGAAAGCAATCCAGTTGGACCCGTTCAACCCTGTCACAAGGAAGATGCTGGTCGTCAATCTCATTGAGGCCAAGCAATATCCAAAGGCGCAGAAGGCACTCGAAGACTATCTC from Granulicella sp. L56 includes these protein-coding regions:
- a CDS encoding LacI family DNA-binding transcriptional regulator, whose amino-acid sequence is MKDIAKDLGLSQATVSKVLRDHPDIGESTRRRVLERVKELDYQPNSLARSLVTGRSFLIGLIAPSLLHPFFAEIAIALSSLIRDRGYSLIVSSSEEDPELEKEEISRLLGHHMDALVIASAGSNIEQFERMDSKGQPYVLIDRDLAGIEANFVGINDKRAGYLATEHLISMGCRRIAHIRGQDNSPGNGRFEGYKEALHNHRLPCSDEYVVRRSYVDIETTRQGAEAMRLLLERDPKPDGVFCFNDPLAIGAMSTILEARLRIPEDIALIGCGNLPNNDWLRVPLSSIDQHSHTIGRRAAELALNLIESKQTPRIQTTVLEPSLVVRASTQKKRTNEATRL
- a CDS encoding tetratricopeptide repeat protein; the encoded protein is MTSAVILLSISMLPGLSFGQPPKNHAAAPTGKSKNEYVGSSACSPCHSEIYREFSQTSMGRSMSPITPAFIKTIPSSAAYVNPQLQRRFEVFTKDGKLYQSESGTDADGKESFRDAHELQWVIGAGVNGFGTILEKDNHLFQAPLSFYSKPMSWEPSPGYELTDLGFNRPITPGCISCHSGRPNAVPGSTGEFERTPFSELAIGCERCHGPGAAHVALMSGSPVPRLNKGAPSNPVTMIVNPAHLTPYMADNICMACHQAGDVRVLKPGKTYKDIRPGSPLDDTLSILMVPPTRESPPSEDHVDHYYSMTLSKCYRASKGRLRCISCHDPHVEPTREEAPAYFNSKCLTCHTSQSCKLSLEVRMQQKPANNCIGCHMPQRDIQVISHSSATNHRIVATPDEPFPDVTFTQTTAALPDLIHINPAHLSMPGQQAATPLPLLTLLQAYGELAENKPQYVASYLKVLGQLEQAQPDNPLVQAALGRRDLKSGDFVNAVGHLRHSVETGQAVATTYADLADALTHLGQTDEARPLIEKAIQLDPFNPVTRKMLVVNLIEAKQYPKAQKALEDYLEVFPQDSFMRQMLNRAEGTSPHP